Proteins from one Limanda limanda chromosome 4, fLimLim1.1, whole genome shotgun sequence genomic window:
- the slc45a1 gene encoding proton-associated sugar transporter A isoform X1: protein MSSPGMGTPSDPLLDSPGGRSSSAQEGIWRSTLPKTASFPLSTTRLLSHRANNFQRQPKRRKLIRPSPPPPPNTPCPLDQLDLSELPPRRTFHELLFNGCVLFGIEFSYAMETAYVTPVLLQMGLPDQFYSLVWFISPILGFLVQPLLGAWSDRCTSRFGRRRPFIFALAIGALLGLTLVLNGRDIGVALDDTAFNHKWGIILTICGVVLMDFSADSADNPSHAYMMDVCSPEDQDRGLNIHALLAGLGGGFGYIVGGINWDQTQFGRSMGGQLRVIYMFTSITLVIATAMTLTSIPERILPKSQPNKNSSQCHLKSPSLPLPFSPPVRQGSNLGLDEEDEDGLYNYNFTKSHPPDPLAHSCSANACLCVGLSSPISPLSPLTPKYGSFLSRDSSLTGINEFASSLGTSYIDSVLIDCYTGQQTPQALAPNSTTAPMPPGDSLLPEGSTQGTGSHPVGQTQAEVESHPATEAQEAEAPQPEGDAQSHGASQDTAGGDPGVGSHRGSNAGILKRPQSLALIEEPMATQVVGLENGRRRTVTFSQQVANILLNGVRYESDLSEKVETGESHMSMKLLCIAIYRMPPSLRSLCTNHFLGWLSFEGMLLFYTDFMGEVVFKGDPKAPHDSEAYQRYNAGVSMGCWGMCIYAFSAAFYSAILEKLEERFSLRTLYFFAYLAFGLGTGLATLSTNLYVILSLCVTYGVLFSSLCTLPYSLLCEYYQSPQFCGSSEEGTKRGMGVDISLLSCQYFLAQILVSVAMGPLTSLVGGAQGVMYFSSLMSFVGCLYSSLCVVYHLPPHEGEPTDSETQPLLVHI from the exons atgtcatCTCCGGGCATGGGCACCCCCAGCGACCCCCTCCTGGACAGCCCGGGGGGGAGGTCATCCTCAGCTCAGGAAGGTATCTGGAGGAGCACGCTCCCCAAAACTGCCAGCTTCCCCCTGTCCACCACCCGGCTCCTCAGTCACCGCGCCAACAACTTCCAGAGGCAGCCGAAGCGTCGGAAGTTGATAAGACCATCTCCGCCTCCACCACCCAACACGCCCTGTCCTCTGGACCAGCTGGACCTCAGTGAACTTCCTCCGAGACGTACCTTCCATGAGCTGCTCTTCAATGGCTGCGTCCTGTTTGGGATTGAGTTCAGCTATGCCATGGAAACAGCTTATGTGACGCCTGTGCTTCTCCAGATGGGCCTCCCCGATCAGTTCTACAGCTTGGTTTGGTTTATCAGCCCAATACTCG GATTCCTTGTTCAGCCTCTCCTTGGAGCATGGAGTGATCGATGTACATCCCGGTTTGGGCGAAGGAGACCATTCATATTTGCCTTGGCTATAG GGGCTCTGCTCGGTCTAACCCTGGTGCTGAATGGGCGTGACATTGGAGTAGCTCTGGATGACACAGCTTTTAATCACAAGTGGGGCATTATCCTGACAATATGTGGTGTGGTCCTGATGGACTTTAGTGCTGATTCGGCCGACAACCCGAGCCATGCCTACATGATGGATGTATGCAGCCCAGAAGACCAGGACCGGGGCCTGAACATCCATGCACTGCTGGCAG gaCTAGGAGGTGGGTTCGGCTACATCGTGGGTGGCATCAACTGGGACCAGACACAGTTTGGAAGGTCGATGGGAGGTCAACTGCGGGTTATATACATGTTTACGAGCATCACCTTGGTGATCGCCACAGCCATGACTCTGACGAGTATCCCTGAGCGGATTCTACCAAAGAGCCAGCCAAACAAAAACTCCAGCCAATGCCATCTGAAGAGCCCCAGTCTtcccctccctttctctcctccgGTCCGCCAGGGATCCAATTTGGGACTGgacgaggaagatgaggatggTCTTTACAATTACAATTTTACAAAATCTCACCCTCCTGACCCTCTGGCCCATTCTTGCAGTGCCAATGCATGCCTCTGTGTCGGCCTCAGTAGCCCCATATCACCACTGAGCCCCCTCACTCCCAAATATGGCAGCTTCCTCAGCAGGGACAGCTCGCTCACTGGCATTAACGAGTTTGCCTCCTCATTAGGAACCTCCTACATAGACAGTGTGCTCATAGACTGCTACACGGGTCAGCAGACACCACAAGCTCTTGCCCCAAACTCCACCACTGCACCCATGCCTCCAGGGGACTCCCTTCTTCCCGAGGGGTCCACACAGGGGACAGGGAGTCATCCTGTAGGACAGACCCAGGCTGAGGTGGAGTCTCATCCAGCCACAGAAGCTCAGGAGGCAGAAGCGCCCCAGCCCGAGGGAGATGCACAATCTCATGGAGCATCTCAGGACACAGCTGGAGGTGATCCAGGTGTGGGGTCACACCGGGGCTCCAACGCTGGTATCCTGAAGAGACCCCAGAGTCTTGCACTGATAGAGGAGCCCATGGCAACGCAGGTTGTCGGGCTAGAGAACGGACGCAGAAGAACAGTGACCTTCAGCCAGCAG GTTGCAAACATTTTGCTGAATGGAGTGCGGTATGAGAGTGATCTGagtgagaaagtggagacaggAGAATCCCACATGTCAATGAAGCTGCTGTGTATAGCCATCTACAGGATGCCTCCTTCCCTGCGGAGTTTATGCACTAATCATTTTTTGG GCTGGCTGTCCTTTGAAGGCATGCTGCTCTTCTACACCGACTTCATGGGGGAGGTTGTGTTCAAAGGAGACCCCAAAGCACCCCACGACTCGGAGGCTTACCAGCGCTACAATGCCGGCGTTAGCATGGGCTGCTGGGGCATGTGCATCTATGCATTCAGTGCTGCTTTCTACTCAG CCATACTGGAGAAACTAGAGGAGCGTTTCTCTCTCCGCACTCTGTATTTTTTTGCCTACTTGGCGTTTGGTTTGGGCACAGGTCTTGCCACACTGTCCACCAACCTCTACGTGatactgtctctctgtgtcaccTACGGAgtgctcttctcctctctaTGCACGCTGCCTTACTCTCTGCTGTGTGAATACTACCAGAGCCCTCAG TTTTGTGGCTCATCAGAGGAAGGGACCAAACGAGGGATGGGGGTGGACATCTCTCTGCTCAGCTGCCAGTATTTCCTGGCTCAGATCCTGGTCTCTGTGGCGATgggacctctgacctcactggTGGGTGGGGCCCAGGGAGTGATGTACTTTTCAAGCCTGATGTCATTCGTGGGCTGCCTGTACTCCTCCCTCTGCGTGGTGTACCACCTGCCCCCCCATGAGGGTGAGCCCACCGATAGCGAGACCCAGCCACTATTGGTGCACATTTAG
- the slc45a1 gene encoding proton-associated sugar transporter A isoform X3, whose protein sequence is MSSPGMGTPSDPLLDSPGGRSSSAQEGIWRSTLPKTASFPLSTTRLLSHRANNFQRQPKRRKLIRPSPPPPPNTPCPLDQLDLSELPPRRTFHELLFNGCVLFGIEFSYAMETAYVTPVLLQMGLPDQFYSLVWFISPILGFLVQPLLGAWSDRCTSRFGRRRPFIFALAIGALLGLTLVLNGRDIGVALDDTAFNHKWGIILTICGVVLMDFSADSADNPSHAYMMDVCSPEDQDRGLNIHALLAGLGGGFGYIVGGINWDQTQFGRSMGGQLRVIYMFTSITLVIATAMTLTSIPERILPKSQPNKNSSQCHLKSPSLPLPFSPPVRQGSNLGLDEEDEDGLYNYNFTKSHPPDPLAHSCSANACLCVGLSSPISPLSPLTPKYGSFLSRDSSLTGINEFASSLGTSYIDSVLIDCYTGQQTPQALAPNSTTAPMPPGDSLLPEGSTQGTGSHPGDAQSHGASQDTAGGDPGVGSHRGSNAGILKRPQSLALIEEPMATQVVGLENGRRRTVTFSQQVANILLNGVRYESDLSEKVETGESHMSMKLLCIAIYRMPPSLRSLCTNHFLGWLSFEGMLLFYTDFMGEVVFKGDPKAPHDSEAYQRYNAGVSMGCWGMCIYAFSAAFYSAILEKLEERFSLRTLYFFAYLAFGLGTGLATLSTNLYVILSLCVTYGVLFSSLCTLPYSLLCEYYQSPQFCGSSEEGTKRGMGVDISLLSCQYFLAQILVSVAMGPLTSLVGGAQGVMYFSSLMSFVGCLYSSLCVVYHLPPHEGEPTDSETQPLLVHI, encoded by the exons atgtcatCTCCGGGCATGGGCACCCCCAGCGACCCCCTCCTGGACAGCCCGGGGGGGAGGTCATCCTCAGCTCAGGAAGGTATCTGGAGGAGCACGCTCCCCAAAACTGCCAGCTTCCCCCTGTCCACCACCCGGCTCCTCAGTCACCGCGCCAACAACTTCCAGAGGCAGCCGAAGCGTCGGAAGTTGATAAGACCATCTCCGCCTCCACCACCCAACACGCCCTGTCCTCTGGACCAGCTGGACCTCAGTGAACTTCCTCCGAGACGTACCTTCCATGAGCTGCTCTTCAATGGCTGCGTCCTGTTTGGGATTGAGTTCAGCTATGCCATGGAAACAGCTTATGTGACGCCTGTGCTTCTCCAGATGGGCCTCCCCGATCAGTTCTACAGCTTGGTTTGGTTTATCAGCCCAATACTCG GATTCCTTGTTCAGCCTCTCCTTGGAGCATGGAGTGATCGATGTACATCCCGGTTTGGGCGAAGGAGACCATTCATATTTGCCTTGGCTATAG GGGCTCTGCTCGGTCTAACCCTGGTGCTGAATGGGCGTGACATTGGAGTAGCTCTGGATGACACAGCTTTTAATCACAAGTGGGGCATTATCCTGACAATATGTGGTGTGGTCCTGATGGACTTTAGTGCTGATTCGGCCGACAACCCGAGCCATGCCTACATGATGGATGTATGCAGCCCAGAAGACCAGGACCGGGGCCTGAACATCCATGCACTGCTGGCAG gaCTAGGAGGTGGGTTCGGCTACATCGTGGGTGGCATCAACTGGGACCAGACACAGTTTGGAAGGTCGATGGGAGGTCAACTGCGGGTTATATACATGTTTACGAGCATCACCTTGGTGATCGCCACAGCCATGACTCTGACGAGTATCCCTGAGCGGATTCTACCAAAGAGCCAGCCAAACAAAAACTCCAGCCAATGCCATCTGAAGAGCCCCAGTCTtcccctccctttctctcctccgGTCCGCCAGGGATCCAATTTGGGACTGgacgaggaagatgaggatggTCTTTACAATTACAATTTTACAAAATCTCACCCTCCTGACCCTCTGGCCCATTCTTGCAGTGCCAATGCATGCCTCTGTGTCGGCCTCAGTAGCCCCATATCACCACTGAGCCCCCTCACTCCCAAATATGGCAGCTTCCTCAGCAGGGACAGCTCGCTCACTGGCATTAACGAGTTTGCCTCCTCATTAGGAACCTCCTACATAGACAGTGTGCTCATAGACTGCTACACGGGTCAGCAGACACCACAAGCTCTTGCCCCAAACTCCACCACTGCACCCATGCCTCCAGGGGACTCCCTTCTTCCCGAGGGGTCCACACAGGGGACAGGGAGTCATCCT GGAGATGCACAATCTCATGGAGCATCTCAGGACACAGCTGGAGGTGATCCAGGTGTGGGGTCACACCGGGGCTCCAACGCTGGTATCCTGAAGAGACCCCAGAGTCTTGCACTGATAGAGGAGCCCATGGCAACGCAGGTTGTCGGGCTAGAGAACGGACGCAGAAGAACAGTGACCTTCAGCCAGCAG GTTGCAAACATTTTGCTGAATGGAGTGCGGTATGAGAGTGATCTGagtgagaaagtggagacaggAGAATCCCACATGTCAATGAAGCTGCTGTGTATAGCCATCTACAGGATGCCTCCTTCCCTGCGGAGTTTATGCACTAATCATTTTTTGG GCTGGCTGTCCTTTGAAGGCATGCTGCTCTTCTACACCGACTTCATGGGGGAGGTTGTGTTCAAAGGAGACCCCAAAGCACCCCACGACTCGGAGGCTTACCAGCGCTACAATGCCGGCGTTAGCATGGGCTGCTGGGGCATGTGCATCTATGCATTCAGTGCTGCTTTCTACTCAG CCATACTGGAGAAACTAGAGGAGCGTTTCTCTCTCCGCACTCTGTATTTTTTTGCCTACTTGGCGTTTGGTTTGGGCACAGGTCTTGCCACACTGTCCACCAACCTCTACGTGatactgtctctctgtgtcaccTACGGAgtgctcttctcctctctaTGCACGCTGCCTTACTCTCTGCTGTGTGAATACTACCAGAGCCCTCAG TTTTGTGGCTCATCAGAGGAAGGGACCAAACGAGGGATGGGGGTGGACATCTCTCTGCTCAGCTGCCAGTATTTCCTGGCTCAGATCCTGGTCTCTGTGGCGATgggacctctgacctcactggTGGGTGGGGCCCAGGGAGTGATGTACTTTTCAAGCCTGATGTCATTCGTGGGCTGCCTGTACTCCTCCCTCTGCGTGGTGTACCACCTGCCCCCCCATGAGGGTGAGCCCACCGATAGCGAGACCCAGCCACTATTGGTGCACATTTAG
- the slc45a1 gene encoding proton-associated sugar transporter A isoform X2, which yields MSSPGMGTPSDPLLDSPGGRSSSAQEGIWRSTLPKTASFPLSTTRLLSHRANNFQRQPKRRKLIRPSPPPPPNTPCPLDQLDLSELPPRRTFHELLFNGCVLFGIEFSYAMETAYVTPVLLQMGLPDQFYSLVWFISPILGFLVQPLLGAWSDRCTSRFGRRRPFIFALAIGALLGLTLVLNGRDIGVALDDTAFNHKWGIILTICGVVLMDFSADSADNPSHAYMMDVCSPEDQDRGLNIHALLAGLGGGFGYIVGGINWDQTQFGRSMGGQLRVIYMFTSITLVIATAMTLTSIPERILPKSQPNKNSSQCHLKSPSLPLPFSPPVRQGSNLGLDEEDEDGLYNYNFTKSHPPDPLAHSCSANACLCVGLSSPISPLSPLTPKYGSFLSRDSSLTGINEFASSLGTSYIDSVLIDCYTGDSLLPEGSTQGTGSHPVGQTQAEVESHPATEAQEAEAPQPEGDAQSHGASQDTAGGDPGVGSHRGSNAGILKRPQSLALIEEPMATQVVGLENGRRRTVTFSQQVANILLNGVRYESDLSEKVETGESHMSMKLLCIAIYRMPPSLRSLCTNHFLGWLSFEGMLLFYTDFMGEVVFKGDPKAPHDSEAYQRYNAGVSMGCWGMCIYAFSAAFYSAILEKLEERFSLRTLYFFAYLAFGLGTGLATLSTNLYVILSLCVTYGVLFSSLCTLPYSLLCEYYQSPQFCGSSEEGTKRGMGVDISLLSCQYFLAQILVSVAMGPLTSLVGGAQGVMYFSSLMSFVGCLYSSLCVVYHLPPHEGEPTDSETQPLLVHI from the exons atgtcatCTCCGGGCATGGGCACCCCCAGCGACCCCCTCCTGGACAGCCCGGGGGGGAGGTCATCCTCAGCTCAGGAAGGTATCTGGAGGAGCACGCTCCCCAAAACTGCCAGCTTCCCCCTGTCCACCACCCGGCTCCTCAGTCACCGCGCCAACAACTTCCAGAGGCAGCCGAAGCGTCGGAAGTTGATAAGACCATCTCCGCCTCCACCACCCAACACGCCCTGTCCTCTGGACCAGCTGGACCTCAGTGAACTTCCTCCGAGACGTACCTTCCATGAGCTGCTCTTCAATGGCTGCGTCCTGTTTGGGATTGAGTTCAGCTATGCCATGGAAACAGCTTATGTGACGCCTGTGCTTCTCCAGATGGGCCTCCCCGATCAGTTCTACAGCTTGGTTTGGTTTATCAGCCCAATACTCG GATTCCTTGTTCAGCCTCTCCTTGGAGCATGGAGTGATCGATGTACATCCCGGTTTGGGCGAAGGAGACCATTCATATTTGCCTTGGCTATAG GGGCTCTGCTCGGTCTAACCCTGGTGCTGAATGGGCGTGACATTGGAGTAGCTCTGGATGACACAGCTTTTAATCACAAGTGGGGCATTATCCTGACAATATGTGGTGTGGTCCTGATGGACTTTAGTGCTGATTCGGCCGACAACCCGAGCCATGCCTACATGATGGATGTATGCAGCCCAGAAGACCAGGACCGGGGCCTGAACATCCATGCACTGCTGGCAG gaCTAGGAGGTGGGTTCGGCTACATCGTGGGTGGCATCAACTGGGACCAGACACAGTTTGGAAGGTCGATGGGAGGTCAACTGCGGGTTATATACATGTTTACGAGCATCACCTTGGTGATCGCCACAGCCATGACTCTGACGAGTATCCCTGAGCGGATTCTACCAAAGAGCCAGCCAAACAAAAACTCCAGCCAATGCCATCTGAAGAGCCCCAGTCTtcccctccctttctctcctccgGTCCGCCAGGGATCCAATTTGGGACTGgacgaggaagatgaggatggTCTTTACAATTACAATTTTACAAAATCTCACCCTCCTGACCCTCTGGCCCATTCTTGCAGTGCCAATGCATGCCTCTGTGTCGGCCTCAGTAGCCCCATATCACCACTGAGCCCCCTCACTCCCAAATATGGCAGCTTCCTCAGCAGGGACAGCTCGCTCACTGGCATTAACGAGTTTGCCTCCTCATTAGGAACCTCCTACATAGACAGTGTGCTCATAGACTGCTACACGG GGGACTCCCTTCTTCCCGAGGGGTCCACACAGGGGACAGGGAGTCATCCTGTAGGACAGACCCAGGCTGAGGTGGAGTCTCATCCAGCCACAGAAGCTCAGGAGGCAGAAGCGCCCCAGCCCGAGGGAGATGCACAATCTCATGGAGCATCTCAGGACACAGCTGGAGGTGATCCAGGTGTGGGGTCACACCGGGGCTCCAACGCTGGTATCCTGAAGAGACCCCAGAGTCTTGCACTGATAGAGGAGCCCATGGCAACGCAGGTTGTCGGGCTAGAGAACGGACGCAGAAGAACAGTGACCTTCAGCCAGCAG GTTGCAAACATTTTGCTGAATGGAGTGCGGTATGAGAGTGATCTGagtgagaaagtggagacaggAGAATCCCACATGTCAATGAAGCTGCTGTGTATAGCCATCTACAGGATGCCTCCTTCCCTGCGGAGTTTATGCACTAATCATTTTTTGG GCTGGCTGTCCTTTGAAGGCATGCTGCTCTTCTACACCGACTTCATGGGGGAGGTTGTGTTCAAAGGAGACCCCAAAGCACCCCACGACTCGGAGGCTTACCAGCGCTACAATGCCGGCGTTAGCATGGGCTGCTGGGGCATGTGCATCTATGCATTCAGTGCTGCTTTCTACTCAG CCATACTGGAGAAACTAGAGGAGCGTTTCTCTCTCCGCACTCTGTATTTTTTTGCCTACTTGGCGTTTGGTTTGGGCACAGGTCTTGCCACACTGTCCACCAACCTCTACGTGatactgtctctctgtgtcaccTACGGAgtgctcttctcctctctaTGCACGCTGCCTTACTCTCTGCTGTGTGAATACTACCAGAGCCCTCAG TTTTGTGGCTCATCAGAGGAAGGGACCAAACGAGGGATGGGGGTGGACATCTCTCTGCTCAGCTGCCAGTATTTCCTGGCTCAGATCCTGGTCTCTGTGGCGATgggacctctgacctcactggTGGGTGGGGCCCAGGGAGTGATGTACTTTTCAAGCCTGATGTCATTCGTGGGCTGCCTGTACTCCTCCCTCTGCGTGGTGTACCACCTGCCCCCCCATGAGGGTGAGCCCACCGATAGCGAGACCCAGCCACTATTGGTGCACATTTAG
- the si:ch211-222l21.1 gene encoding prothymosin alpha has protein sequence MADTAVTKTAAPEVTAKELKEKKEVKVVEEEKEEEKTKKTDNGDAPANGTNGAAHSDKVKEPKEVEEEDDDDDEEEEEEEEEHKNGDAKAEEAPPAEKTDAQPVKRAADEKEEKVETKKQKTEENGDSKEAEVKA, from the exons ATGGCCGACACCGCTGTTACCAAGACCGCCGCCCCTGAGGTTACAGCCAAG gagctgaaggagaagaaagaagtcaaagtggtggaggaggagaaggaggaagagaagacgaagaagacggaCAACGGGGACGCACCTGCCAATGGAACA AATGGAGCTGCTCACAGTGACAAAGTGAAGGAACCaaaagaagtggaggaggaggatgatgatgatgatgaggaggaggaggaagaagaagaggaacacAAAAATGGAGATG CCAAAGCAGAAGAggcgccccctgctgagaaGACCGATGCACAGCCTGTGAAGCGTGCAGCTGATGAGAAGGAG GAAAAGGTGGAGACTAAAAAACAGAAGACGGAGGAAAATGGCGACTCAAAAGAAGCAGAAGTGAAGGCTTAG